GGGCGGATAGATAGCAGGGCATGCGCAGCCTGATCCGCGATCTGCTCCTCTCCACCGCAACTGCCGAGTCGATCCATGCCGCCGGCTGGGTGCGGACTCGCCGGGATTCGAAGGGCTTTTCTTTCCTCGAGCTTAATGACGGCTCCTGCATGGGGAATCTACAGGTGATTGCGGATGCAGGAATCCCAGGATCGGAGGATCTGGCGAAGATGAGCACCGGTGCGTCGGTATCGGTCGAGGGCAAGCTTGTAGCCTCGCAAGGCGGAGGGCAGGCGTGGGAAGTGCAGGCAACATCGATCCGCCTGCTGGGGGAGGCCCCCGACGACTTCCCGTTGCAGAAGAAGGGGCATTCGCCGGAATTCCTTCGCAGCATCGCCCACCTTCGTCCGCGGACGAATCTCTATGGCGCCATGTTCCGTGTGCGTAGCCGCATGAGCCATGCAGTGCACCGCTTCTTCGCGGAACGGCATTTCCATTACATCCACACTCCGATCATCACGGCTAGCGATTGTGAAGGTGCCGGAGAGATGTTCCGCGTGACGACGCTGGATCCGGTCGCGGGAAAGGCGAAGTCGTATGCCGAAGACTTCTTCGGCAAGGCGGCGCATCTCACGGTGTCAGGGCAGCTTGAAGGAGAGCTTTTTGCCTGCGCGTTGGGGAACATTTATACCTTCGGGCCGACCTTCCGCGCTGAGAACTCGAATACCTCACGCCACGCGGCGGAATTCTGGATGATCGAGCCGGAGATGGCTTTCTGCGATCTGCAAGGAGACATGGACTTGGCTGAGTCGATGGTGAAGTATCTCGTCAAAGAGGCGCTTGATGGTCAGGACGGCGACTTGTCGATCTTCGAGAAGTTCGTGGACAAGGGGCTGCGTGAGCGCTTGGAGTTCGTGGCGGATAATCCTTTCGAGCGCGTCTCCTATACGGAAGCAGTGGAGATCCTGAAGAAGTCAGGGAAGAGCTTCGAGTACCCGGTGGAGTATGGCTTGAACCTGCAGAGCGAACATGAACGCTGGCTGACCGAGGAGCACTTCAAGAAGCCGACCACGGTTTTCAACTACCCGAAGGAGATTAAACCCTTCTACATGCGTCTGAATGATGACGACAAGACGGTGACAGCGATGGATCTGTTAGTCCCCGGCATCGGTGAGATCGTTGGCGGCAGCCAGCGCGAGGAGCGATTGGATGTCTTGATCGAAAACATGGAACGCCATGGCCTCTCGATGGAGGACTACGCATGGTATGTGGACACCCGGAAGTACGGGACCGTGCCTCATGCGGGTTTCGGCATGGGCTTCGAGCGGATGCTGATGTTTGTGACCGGCATGCAGAACATCCGGGATGTGATCCCGTTTGCCCGGACGCCTGGTCATTGCGAGTTCTAGCCCCGCGACGGGTGTTAGGAGAGGAACATATGTGCCTCGTTCGGAGGGCGGCCCAAAAGTGATGCGTGGAGCCGGGCATTTTTGTGCCCTCCCACCCTTGCCTAGTGGGCGGCTGGGGGCTCGGCGGCGGAAATGAAGTTTGTGGCCAGAACCACCCCAAGGAGGGGGTTGACAGGCGCAAAAAAAATTCTGGAGGAGCGCAGAATCGGGTTGTCGGACAACTTTTTGTGTGTATTTACATCCGAAATCTAAGTTGTCCGACAGATTGATGAAAAACCCAAGTCTAGACACGAATGGAGCGCCGCGGCGTCGCGGGGCGTGTCGGAATCGTCATAGGGGCTTCGCCCTTGTCGTTTCCCTAATGCTGATGACGCTGATGGTGATGCTGGCCTTAAGTCTTTTGACGCTTTCCAGCACCTCGATCTCCACTTCCGGACGGAATACGGATCTGGCGATCGCGAGGTCGAATGCCCGATTGGCCCTGTCGATGGCGATCGCACAGCTTCAGCGGAGCACCGGCCCGGACCAGCGGATCACGACCACGGCGGACCAGCTCAGCGGATCGGATCCGGACAGCAGCTCGTCGGCAGAGGAACGCAGGCATTGGACGGGAGTATACAAGTCTTGGGCTGCGGGTGTGACCAACCGGCCTGGTCCGGACTTCATGACTTGGCTGGTGTCCGGCGATCCCGACACGGTAGAGCGCCCGGAACTCGCGCAGGGGAGCGGCGGGGACTCGATCGAATTGGTAGGCAAGGGAACTCTCGGTGATGCCCGCGACGGCAAGGTCGAGGTGCCGGCTCTGCGCGTGCAGGATCAGAATGGCGGCAGCGCCAGGATCGCTTGGTGGACGGGTGACCAAGGAACAAAGGCAGCGCTGGCGACCCCTCCCGTTCCGGAAAACCAATCGGTGGCGTCGGTTCGTGGTTCCTTGCAGGGAGCACCGCGGAATGCCGTGGAATTCGCCGAGGCAGACCAACAGCGGCCCTTCCAAGATCTGGAACTCAGCGACGCACGCATCCCGAAGGTGACGGGGTGGAACCAAGCGGCATTTCTTGCCAGCGACAAAGATGCACCGCGGGCTCTCTTCCACGATCTCGCTCCGTTTTCGACCGGGCTGATGACGAATGTCCGTGCGGGTGGTTTCCGGAAGGACTTCTCGATGTATCTGGAGAAGAGCGCTTCCCAAGCACCGAGTGCGCCCCTTTATCGGGTTGGAAACCAAGCGGGTATCAACGAGTCAGAACTCTGGCTCTACTATAACCTGCACAAGGAACTGAAGACCCGCGGCCGCTTCACCTACACCACAGGCGGCACGATGTCTTCCTCTGCCCCGTATTTTCAGATTGAGGGAACCATGGCAGCAGCACTTGCCGATGCTGAATACTTCTACAAGCAGCCGCAGATCGTAAGCTATCAGACGGTAGTTTCTTTCCAGGTTCGCAGCGCCAACCGCCTGTCAGTGGTGATCGATCCGATCGTTACCTACTGGAATCCGCTGGATGTGCCGGTGGTAATGACTCCTGCCTTCAATTCGATCAAATACTGGCAACTTCCCTATGACATGAAGATCAGCGTGGGTGGCCGCACTTACATGACAAGCATGCGGAAGGCCACAGGTTCCCGCTCGGGCACCGATGACGGCGCCTATCAGTATCTCACCCTGGTCGCGGGGAAGGTGCAACCGATCGTGATGAAACCGGGTGAGGTGATGATGATCTCGCAGGGTCCCGGGACCACGACCCAGCCGATGACGAGTTCCCTGAACTACGTGGATGGCCGCGCGGGATGGAATTTCGGCGGGGGCTACGCGTTCGAACTCGTGACCGGCACGGATGCCTCGGGCAACAAGCAATACATCACGGTCACCGGCGCGGAGACGCTGAGCTATGAGATCAATCCGAACAGCGAGATCTCCGGAGGAAGCCAGCAATGGTCGGTCAACCATCACGAGACCTATTACAAGGAAGACCGGAAGGAGAGGGGCGAATCGATTGGCATCGGCGGCGTTTTCGTGGACTACATTTTCGCGCCGCCCTACAAGGAATCGAGCCCGAAGCCGCCTACCAGCCGCATGAGGGCGTCCGGACATCCGGCAGTGTTTGCAAAAATCAAGCCGGCCGATACCCGGCCTCTCAGTGGGTCCCAACTCGCCGAGAAGCAGCCGGTGATGATCTATTCTTACAATGCGAAGACGGAGAATGCTTCCGATCGCGGGGGGCGGGTGTTCTCTCGCTTCAACCCGAAGGCGATGGCGGTGGACTTTTCCGATCTTTCCGCCGCGGAGCAGGACGTGATGCCCTTCGAGGTCCAGATCCAGCCTCTGAACAGCTGGCGGAATCGCAGTCTGGAAGTGAGCACGAATGGCAATGGTTATTTCGGCGGCGGGATGAATGCGGAATTTGGCACCTCATTCATCAGCACTCACTCGGTGCCGCGGGAGGCCATCGTCTCGATGGGGGCCTTCCAACATGCCTTTGCAAACGGATTTGCGGTCAACGCCCCGCCGGATGGCTATGCGATCACGAACGTGCGTTTTCCCATGCTGCCCCATGTGAGTCATCCGATCGGGAACTCGCTGGCACCCTCCGTGATTCCGGCCGGATCTACCCAATCGAATCTGGGTTCCCGTCCGATGGCAGATCATTCCTATCTGGCAAACCAAGCGCTGTGGGATGACTGGTATCTCTCCGGCATGGCTCCGCAGACTTCGACGAATTTCAGCCCGCGCCGGGCCCAGAAGCAGGTGGCGGAGGATTTCCTGAACGGCACCACGCCGCTTCCTGTAACGCGCTACATTGCCGACCTGGGCGGCCGCGAAACATCGGATCTCATGTCGGAGCTCTTTAGCGGCACCAACCCGACCACTGGATCCACCCAGCTTACTGCGACCCTGCTACGCGTTGATGGTCTCTTCAATGTGAACTCGACTTCGGTGGAAGCTTGGAAGGCCGTGCTGGGTTCCCTCAAGGGTCGCCCGATCGTAGTGCGTGATGCGAGCGGGGGAGAGTCCGTGAAAACCGATCATGATGACGGTGTTCCGGTGTCCGGCCTTTTCGCGCCGCAGGATGTTCTCGCCAGTGGCCAGGGAAACGTCGACGTGAAGGAGCCGAACCAGTGGGTGGGCCGTCGCACCCTGACCGGCGAGGATATTGATTCGTTGGCCAAGGCCATCGTGCGGGAAGTGCGCAAGCGCGGTCCTTTCCTTTCGCTGGCGGATTTCGTGAACCGCCGCGTGGGTAGCAACAAGGAGTTGGCCCGAGCCGGAGCGATCCAAGCGGCTCTCGATTCGAAGGAAGTGAGCGTGAATGCCGCTTACAATAGTGGAGACCGTGCGGTCTCTGGCACCGCCGGTACCTTCGCCTTCCCGGAGGCTGAAACCGGGCCGAAATCCTATGGTATCCCCGGTATCGTAAAGCAGGGCGATATCCTGACACCGATCGCTCCGATTCTTTCCGTGCGCTCGGATAGCTTCATCATCCGCAGCTACGGGGAATCGGTGGACAAGGACGGCAAGGTGCTGGCTCGTGCCTGGTGCGAGGCAGTGGTGGAACGGGACAAGAATTTCGTGGATCCGTCGGAGAAAGTGGAAACCGCGATCGCCAATCTAAGGAGCGAGGCAAACAAGACCTTCGGTCGCCGTTACCAAGTTGCTTCGTTTCGCTGGCTTCACCCGGATGAAGTTTGATAGATCCCCTTTCATGATGCGTCTCCTCATGATTTTCACCCTTGCGTGTTCCTCTTTGCTCCATGCGCAGGAGCCTGGTGCTTCCGATCTGAAAGTCCGCTTTTTGGCCGAGCGAGCGCCTGCCGGACTTGGCGATGTGGTGGTTGCCACGGAGAAAACGAAGTCCGCGGCCTTTGCTCTGCCCACGAACTTCGTCTCTCCTCCGGTGGTAGCCCCTGCCCGAGCCTTCGAATTGCGTGCGACCGCCAAGGACGTGGTGCTGGCCAAGGTAGCGCTGCCGGATGCAGGCAAATCCTTCATCGTCCTGCTTCTGCCGTCGCCGAAGGGAGGCTATCAGCCCGTGGTTGTCCGTGCCGACGATCCGGCCTTCAAGGCCGGTGACGTGTATTTCTACAATCACGCCGACAAGCCGGTTCTCGGCTTCGTGGGCACGGCAAAGTTCGTTCTGGAGCCAGGCAAGGGCCAGACCTTGCGGCCGGCCGGTGCCCGCCCGGAGAAGTTCTACGACGTCGGGTTCGGCGTGCGGGAGAAGGAAGGGGATCGGGCCCTGAGCAACACGCGCTGGCCGGTAGACAACAAGCAGCGGTCCTACATTTTCTTCTTCAATAACGCGACGACCAAGCGGGTCGATTATCGCGCGGTGGACGAATTCGTGGAGCCCGAGAAGCCCGCCCCCTGAGCGGGCGGCCGGGGTTATGTAATTCCTGCTCGCAAGAATCTGCATTTTTTCGCGTAAATGCAGGACAGATCATGACCCCAAACCCACTTCAAGCCGACCGCCGGGCCTTTTTGAAGGCTGGCACCATCGCCGCTGCCGCCTCGTCGCTGCCCTCGGTCTTGCACGCGCAGGGATCCCCGAATTCGGAGATCAAGATCGCACTTGTAGGCTGTGGCGGCCGCGGGAGCGGTGCGGCCGCCCAATCGTTGGCCGTGCCCGGCACCAAGCTGGTGGCCATCGCGGACGCCTTTCCGGACAATGCGCAGAACGCGGCGAACGCGCTGAAGCAGCAGTTCGGCGACAAGGTGGACCTGCCGAAGGAGCGGATCTTCGCGGGATTCGATGCCTACAAGGGTGCGATTGATGCCGCGGATGTAGTGCTGCTTTGCACGCCTCCGGGTTTCCGTCCCGCTCACTTCGAGTATGCGGTGCAGCAGGGCAAGCACGTCTTCATGGAGAAGCCGGTGGCTGTCGATGGCCCCGGCATCCGCAAGGTGATCGAGGCCGCGAAGGTGGCCGAGCAGAAGAAGCTGAAGGTGGTCTGCGGCCTGCAGCGCCGCTACCAGAAGAGCTATCTGGAGACGCTTGCGAAGATCAAGGAAGGCGCGATCGGTGATTTCGTCTCCTCCCAGGTCTACTGGGTGAGCGGCGGTGTCTGGGTGCGCGATCGCAAGGAAGGCATGAGCGAGATGGAGTACCAGATGCGGAATTGGTACTACTTCAATTGGATCTGCGGCGACCATATCTGCGAGCAGCACGTGCACAACCTGGACGTGGGCAACTGGTTCAAGGGTGCCACTCCCGTGAAGGCGGTGGGCATGGGCGGTCGCACCAAGCGCGTTGGCAAGAACTACGGCGAGATCTACGATCACTTCTACGTGGAGTATACTTACGCCGACGGCTCGGTGATGAACTCGCAGAGCCGCCACTGGGACGGCGTGTGGTCGAAGGTGAGCGAGACAATCGCCGGCACCGAGGGCACGGCCTATCCGGGCATGATCAAGGACAGGGCTGGCAAGGTGGTCTGGCGCTTCCGTGGCCAGGACAACAATCCTTACGAGACCGAGCACGAGGTGCTCTACGATCACATCCGCAACGACAAGCCGATCAACAACGTCCAATACACGGCGGAGAGCACGCTGACCGCGATCCTCGGACGGATGGCTTGCTATACCGGCGGCGAGGTGACCTGGGACCAGGCCTTGAATTCGACCTTGGACACCATGCCGAAGACCTTGGCTTGGGATGCCAACCCGGGGCCGCAGCCGGGTCCGGATGGCATGTATCCTTGCCCGATCCCGGGCGGCGGAACCTTCGCTTGAGGCGAAGTACTAGATTTACGGTAGTTGATCGACCTTCCCTGGCGAAAGCCGGGGAAGGTTTTTTCGCGCGGGGACTTAGAACTCCTGGGCGCCTTCCTGCTCCTTCTCGTTGGCGCGGCCGCTGGACTTGTAGCTATCGATGCCGTCGACCATCCACTGGAATTGATCGGGATGCTTTTTCTGGAACTCCAGGTATTCGGCCTGGAGGCCATCGACGCGTTGCTGGAGATTTTCAGCGGTAAGCTTCACGCCGTAGTCGGCTCCGGGCCCGTCGATCGGCCAGCCCATGATGCGGGCGAGCATGACGTCACCGAGCGCCTTGCGGGCGTGAGTGCCATCGAGGAACCAGTGCATCCGTCCTTTCGGATTCGTCGGCAGGGGTTCGCAATTGAGCTCGTGATAGTCGTTGAAGTCCCAGATTTCCGTGGGAGGAGCCTCGGGATGGGCCTTATTCGATGCCTCGACGATTTTCACCAACGCGGCACGATCGGTGAGGAAGCCGGGATCGGGATCACCTGAGTAGCGGTAGACGCTGATGTAGGTGGCGTGGTTCGGCGGGATAAGGATCTTGAGGGCGACCTTGTGGGTCTTGCAGTCCTCCAGGATCTGCTCGGTCAGCCGCATCTTCTCGGCATTCGGATGAAGCATGCCACCGGATGCCTCGGCGAGTTTCAGGCGACGGGCGGATCCCTTCATCGCGTGAGGGATCGCGTCGCGTCGCATTCCGGCCGCAACGTTGTCCTTGTCCTGGTGGCGCAGGCGGTGCCCTTGCGGGGTGTATTCGGGAAGCGTGAAGCCCGGTTTGTCGCGCTCGAACCAGTAGCCGAGCGTCTTCATGGAACTCTGGAACGTGGAGACGCCAGCCACGTAGCGGAGCTCGCGTTCCACTGCTTCACCCTTCGGGTTGAAGGGTGATTCCATGTAGCCGGTGGTGCG
This portion of the Luteolibacter luteus genome encodes:
- a CDS encoding Gfo/Idh/MocA family protein; this translates as MTPNPLQADRRAFLKAGTIAAAASSLPSVLHAQGSPNSEIKIALVGCGGRGSGAAAQSLAVPGTKLVAIADAFPDNAQNAANALKQQFGDKVDLPKERIFAGFDAYKGAIDAADVVLLCTPPGFRPAHFEYAVQQGKHVFMEKPVAVDGPGIRKVIEAAKVAEQKKLKVVCGLQRRYQKSYLETLAKIKEGAIGDFVSSQVYWVSGGVWVRDRKEGMSEMEYQMRNWYYFNWICGDHICEQHVHNLDVGNWFKGATPVKAVGMGGRTKRVGKNYGEIYDHFYVEYTYADGSVMNSQSRHWDGVWSKVSETIAGTEGTAYPGMIKDRAGKVVWRFRGQDNNPYETEHEVLYDHIRNDKPINNVQYTAESTLTAILGRMACYTGGEVTWDQALNSTLDTMPKTLAWDANPGPQPGPDGMYPCPIPGGGTFA
- the asnS gene encoding asparagine--tRNA ligase; translation: MRSLIRDLLLSTATAESIHAAGWVRTRRDSKGFSFLELNDGSCMGNLQVIADAGIPGSEDLAKMSTGASVSVEGKLVASQGGGQAWEVQATSIRLLGEAPDDFPLQKKGHSPEFLRSIAHLRPRTNLYGAMFRVRSRMSHAVHRFFAERHFHYIHTPIITASDCEGAGEMFRVTTLDPVAGKAKSYAEDFFGKAAHLTVSGQLEGELFACALGNIYTFGPTFRAENSNTSRHAAEFWMIEPEMAFCDLQGDMDLAESMVKYLVKEALDGQDGDLSIFEKFVDKGLRERLEFVADNPFERVSYTEAVEILKKSGKSFEYPVEYGLNLQSEHERWLTEEHFKKPTTVFNYPKEIKPFYMRLNDDDKTVTAMDLLVPGIGEIVGGSQREERLDVLIENMERHGLSMEDYAWYVDTRKYGTVPHAGFGMGFERMLMFVTGMQNIRDVIPFARTPGHCEF